From Halopenitus persicus:
ACCATAAATCTCGGGTCAAGCTCGTCGGCCTCAAGCAAAATCTCTTCTGCACGATCACCAACCCGCCCACGGGTTTCAATCCTTGTGGAGTCAAACTCGTCAAGGTGTATCTCAACTATTTGTTTGGCAATGGTTTTAGCCTTACTAGCTTCCTGTGTGAATGAATAATCATCAAACTCGGAGATCTCTGTCAACGATTTTTTGTATTCCTCAAATTCCTTTTGTGGAATAACGTGCAAAGCGACGAGTTTCTCGTCATATTTTTTAGCGAGATCATACCCTAAAGGAATGGTATTTTTTGAGTGAGCGTCCTCTCTAACTGGAACAAGAATGGACATATTCCGGAATTTATCTGATAG
This genomic window contains:
- a CDS encoding universal stress protein, with amino-acid sequence MSILVPVREDAHSKNTIPLGYDLAKKYDEKLVALHVIPQKEFEEYKKSLTEISEFDDYSFTQEASKAKTIAKQIVEIHLDEFDSTRIETRGRVGDRAEEILLEADELDPRFMVAGGRRKSPVGKALFGSTTQEILLSSENPVVTTMQD